One Panicum virgatum strain AP13 chromosome 9K, P.virgatum_v5, whole genome shotgun sequence genomic region harbors:
- the LOC120649830 gene encoding protein JINGUBANG-like, whose translation MRDSDGEGAGSGVSRSHPSNLPLPAPHSDPNLQFSGGTDDEHSNRNSSSSATGGASPGFYSDYPSSFSGECSPYNMSPWNQTMASPWSHHSEASGVGGPPTMAPGTSLIGSLVREEGHIYSLAAKTDTLYTGSDSKNIRVWRKQKDSGGFKSSSGLVKAIVISGERIFTGHQDGKIRVWKVSPKNGLHKRVGSLPRLRDFLRGSLNPSNYVEVRKNRSALWIRHSDAVSCLSPTDPAQGLLYSGSWDRTFKVWRISDSKCLESVVAHDDNVNAVVAAYDGLVFTGSADGTVKVWRRELQGKSTKHAAVQTLLKQEHAVNALAVSAVAPVLYCGSSDGLVNFWEGDRHLVHGGVLRGHKKAVFCLASAGALLLSGSADNTIFVWRRDAGMHSCLSVLTGHTEPIRCIAVVEDNGDTSESNAGGGGGGAPGGGSASRWIVYSGSLDKSIKVWRVTDEAAQDALLPGSGDAPQMFDRYPGDTFGASASSTSFR comes from the coding sequence ATGAGAgacagcgacggcgagggcgccggcagcggcgtctCCCGGTCGCACCCGTCCAACCTCCCTCTGCCCGCGCCGCATTCGGACCCGAACCTCCAGTTCTCGGGGGGCACCGACGATGAGCACTCGAACCGGAACAGCAGCTCCTCCGCCACCGGCGGCGCGAGCCCCGGGTTCTACTCCGACTACCCGTCCAGCTTCAGCGGCGAGTGCTCGCCCTACAACATGTCCCCCTGGAACCAGACCATGGCGTCCCCCTGGTCGCACCACAGCGAGGCGTCCGGCGTCGGCGGCCCGCCCACGATGGCGCCCGGGACGAGCCTCATCGGCTCGCTGGTGAGGGAGGAGGGCCACATCTACTCGCTCGCCGCCAAGACCGACACGCTCTACACCGGCTCGGACAGCAAGAACATCCGCGTGTGGCGCAAGCAGAAGGACTCGGGCGGGTTCAAGTCCTCGAGCGGCCTCGTCAAGGCCATCGTCATCTCCGGCGAGCGCATCTTCACCGGCCACCAGGACGGCAAGATCAGGGTGTGGAAGGTGTCGCCCAAGAACGGCCTGCACAAGCGCGTGGGCAGCCTGCCGCGGCTGCGCGACTTCCTGCGCGGCTCGCTCAACCCGTCCAACTACGTGGAGGTGCGCAAGAACCGGTCGGCGCTGTGGATCCGGCACAGCGACGCCGTGTCGTGCCTGAGCCCGACGGACCCGGCGCAGGGGCTGCTCTACTCGGGCTCCTGGGACCGCACCTTCAAGGTGTGGCGCATCAGCGACTCCAAGTGCCTCGAGTCGGTGGTGGCGCACGACGACAACGTCAACGCCGTCGTGGCGGCGTACGACGGGCTCGTGTTCACGGGCTCGGCGGACGGCACGGTCAAGGTGTGGCGGCGCGAGCTGCAGGGGAAGAGCACCAAGCACGCGGCGGTGCAGACGCTGCTCAAGCAGGAGCACGCGGTGAACGCGCTGGCCGTGAGCGCCGTCGCGCCGGTGCTCTACTGCGGCTCCTCCGACGGGCTGGTCAACTTCTGGGAGGGCGACCGCCACCTCGTCCACGGCGGCGTGCTCCGCGGCCACAAGAAGGCCGTCTTCTGCCtcgcctccgccggcgcgcTCCTTCTCAGCGGCTCCGCCGACAACACCATCTTCGTGTGGCGGCGCGACGCCGGCATGCACTCGTGCCTCTCGGTGCTCACGGGCCACACCGAGCCCATCAGGTGCATCGCCGTCGTCGAGGACAACGGCGACACCAGCGAGTCcaacgccggcggtggcggtggcggcgcgcccGGAGGGGGGTCGGCGTCGCGGTGGATCGTCTACAGCGGCAGCCTCGACAAGTCCATCAAGGTGTGGCGCGTCACCGACGAGGCGGCGCAGGACGCGCTGCTCCCCGGCTCCGGCGACGCGCCGCAGATGTTCGACCGGTATCCCGGCGACACCTTCGGGGCCAGCGCCTCGTCCACGTCGTTCCGCTGA
- the LOC120649829 gene encoding serine hydroxymethyltransferase, mitochondrial-like, with protein MAMATALRKLSANALRRQPLPRITPLYYMASLPATEERSGITWPKQLNAPLQEVDPEIADIIELEKARQWKGLELIPSENFTSVSVMQAVGSVMTNKYSEGYPGARYYGGNEYIDMAESLCQKRALEAFRLDPAKWGVNVQPLSGSPANFQVYTALLKPHERIMALDLPHGGHLSHGYQTDTKKISATSIFFETMPYRLDESTGLIDYDQLEKSAVLFRPKLIIAGASAYARLYDYDRMRKICNKQKAILLADMAHISGLVAAGVIPSPFDYADVVTTTTHKSLRGPRGAMIFYRKGVKEINKQGKEVMYDFEDKINAAVFPGLQGGPHNHTITGLAVALKQATTPEYRAYQEQVISNSAKFAQSLVAKGYELVSGGTDNHLVLVNLKNKGIDGSRVEKVLETVHIAANKNTVPGDVSAMVPGGIRMGTPALTSRGFVEEDFAKVADFFDAAVNLAVKIKAATTGGTKLKDFVATLQSDSKIQAEIAKLRIDVEEFAKQFPTIGFEKETMKYKN; from the exons ATGGCCATGGCGACGGCGCTCCGCAAGCTCTCCGCCAACGCGCTCCGCCGCCAGCCTCTCCCTCGCATCACGCCGCTCTACTACATg GCGTCCCTGCCGGCGACGGAGGAGAGATCCGGTATTACC TGGCCAAAGCAGTTGAACGCGCCGCTTCAAGAGGTCGACCCCGAGATTGCTGACATCATCGAGCTCGAGAAGGCCCGCCAATGGAAG GGGCTGGAACTCATCCCGTCGGAGAATTTCACGTCGGTGTCAGTGATGCAGGCTGTGGGTTCCGTCATGACCAACAAGTACAGCGAGGGGTACCCCGGCGCAAGATACTACGGTGGGAATGA ATACATTGATATGGCCGAATCCTTGTGTCAGAAACGTGCTTTGGAGGCTTTCCGCTTGGACCCAGCGAAGTGGGGAG TGAATGTGCAACCTCTATCGGGTTCACCTGCCAACTTCCAGGTGTACACCGCGCTATTGAAGCCACATGAAAGGATCATGGCTTTGGATCTTCCACATGGTGGACATCTTTCTCATGGTTACCAG ACTGACACTAAGAAGATTTCGGCAACTTCGATATTCTTTGAGACGATGCCCTACAGATTGGATGAAAGCACTGGATTAATTGATTACGATCAG TTGGAGAAAAGCGCTGTTCTTTTCAGGCCAAAGTTGATCATAGCTGGTGCAAGTGCATATGCTCGCCTATATGATTATGACCGTATGCGGAAG ATATGCAACAAGCAGAAAGCAATACTTCTAGCAGACATGGCGCATATCAGTGGGCTGGTCGCAGCTGGCGTCATTCCATCTCCTTTTGATTATGCAGATGTAGTGACTACCACTACTCACAAGTCACTTCGTGGGCCACGTGGAGCCATGATCTTTTACAGGAAGGGAGTTAAAGAAATAAATAAGCAAGGAAAAGAG GTTATGTATGATTTTGAGGACAAGATCAACGCTGCCGTCTTTCCAGGTCTGCAAGGTGGTCCTCATAACCACACCATTACTGGCTTAGCTGTTGCGCTTAAGCAG GCAACTACTCCAGAGTACCGAGCTTATCAAGAGCAAGTTATCAGCAACAGTGCTAAGTTTGCACAG AGCTTGGTAGCAAAAGGATACGAGCTTGTCTCTGGTGGAACTGATAACCATTTGGTCCTTGTTAACCTCAAGAATAAG GGGATAGATGGTTCAAGGGTGGAGAAGGTTTTAGAAACTGTGCATATTGCAGCAAACAAGAACACTGTTCCTGGTGATGTTTCAGCTATGGTACCAGGAGGCATCAGGATGG GAACCCCAGCTCTTACATCCAGAGGATTTGTGGAGGAAGATTTCGCTAAGGTTGCTGACTTCTTTGATGCAGCAGTGAACTTGGCTGTGAAGATTAAGGCTGCAACGACAG GTGGAACGAAGCTGAAGGACTTTGTTGCCACCTTGCAATCTGATAGCAAAATCCAAGCTGAGATTGCAAAGCTTCGCATTGATGTGGAGGAATTTGCAAAACAGTTTCCAACAATTGGATTTGAGAAAGAGACCATGAAATACAAGAACTAA